A region of Sparus aurata chromosome 8, fSpaAur1.1, whole genome shotgun sequence DNA encodes the following proteins:
- the LOC115586064 gene encoding gamma-crystallin M3-like, whose product MSATDMNMMSRIVFYEDRNFQGRSYECSSDCADMSSYLSRCHSCRVERGCFMVYDRTNFMGNQYFMRRGEYSDYMSMMGMNDCIRSCRMIPMQRGSYRMKIYERENFGGHMHELMDDCDNIMDRYRMSNCMSCHTMDGHWLMYEQPHFRGRMMYMKPGEYRSFMNMGMSNMKFMSMRRIMDSHY is encoded by the exons ATGTCCGCCACTGACATGAATATGATGAGCAGG ATCGTGTTCTACGAGGACAGGAACTTCCAGGGTCGTTCCTACGAATGCAGCAGCGACTGTGCCGACATGTCGTCCTACCTGAGCAGGTGTCACTCCTGTAGGGTGGAGAGAGGCTGCTTCATGGTCTACGACCGCACCAACTTCATGGGCAACCAGTACTTCATGAGGAGGGGAGAGTACTCTGATTACATGAGCATGATGGGAATGAACGACTGCATCAGGTCCTGCCGCATGATCCCCATG CAACGCGGCTCGTACAGGATGAAGATCTATGAGAGGGAGAACTTTGGAGGCCACATGCACGAGCTGATGGACGACTGCGACAACATCATGGATCGGTACCGCATGTCCAACTGCATGTCGTGTCACACAATGGACGGACACTGGCTGATGTACGAGCAGCCCCACTTCAGAGGCAGGATGATGTACATGAAGCCTGGAGAGTACAGGAGCTTCATGAACATGGGCATGAGCAACATGAAGTTCATGAGCATGAGACGCATCATGGACTCCCACTACTGA
- the LOC115586047 gene encoding gamma-crystallin M3-like, whose amino-acid sequence MTTSSMNMGRIVFYEDRNFQGRSYECSSDCADMSSYLSRCHSCRVERGCFMVYDRTNFMGNQYFMRRGEYSDYMSMMGMNDCIRSCRMIPMHRGSYRMKIYERENFGGQMHELMDDCDNIMDRYRMSNCMSCHTMDGHWLMYEQPHFRGRMMYMKPGEYRSFMNMGMSNMKFMSMRRIMDSYH is encoded by the exons ATGACGACCAGCAGCATGAACATGGGCAGG ATTGTGTTCTACGAGGACAGGAACTTCCAGGGTCGTTCCTACGAATGCAGCAGCGACTGTGCCGACATGTCGTCCTACCTGAGCAGGTGTCACTCCTGTAGGGTGGAGAGAGGCTGCTTCATGGTCTACGACCGCACCAACTTCATGGGCAACCAGTACTTCATGAGGAGGGGAGAGTACTCTGATTACATGAGCATGATGGGAATGAACGACTGCATCAGGTCCTGCCGCATGATCCCCATG CACCGTGGCTCATACAGGATGAAGATCTATGAGAGGGAGAACTTTGGAGGCCAGATGCACGAGCTGATGGACGACTGTGATAACATCATGGATCGGTACCGCATGTCCAACTGCATGTCGTGTCACACAATGGACGGACACTGGCTGATGTACGAGCAGCCCCACTTCAGAGGCAGGATGATGTACATGAAGCCTGGAGAGTACAGGAGCTTCATGAACATGGGCATGAGCAACATGAAGTTCATGAGCATGAGACGCATCATGGACTCCTACCATTAG